ATAGGCTGCACCCGTTACGGCACCCAGGACTATGAGGAAGACGAGCCCCAGAGCTGAGCGCGATAGGATTCTAGAGAGTTTCATTGCGTTCGACTCTAGCAGGCGATGAGTGACCAGAAAGAGATCCGGCGATATCGAGGCGGCTTCCCTATGAAGAGAGTTCTTTTCCTGCTTCTATGCCTATCCAGAGCGGCCTTTTGCCAGGCGAATCAAGGGGAACTGCAGCTCAGGATCACGGGTCCGGACGGAGCGCCGGTGAAGGCTCCTGTGCGAATCATCAGCGAGGGCAATCGCTACGGCAACGTTATCTCGGCAGATGTTCAAGGCCGAGCCGTCGCGCAGCATCTGCCCTTCGGGCTCTATCAAGTAGAGATCCGGCAAGCTGGATTTGCGACGATCGCCCAGACCTTCGAGATCCAGTCCTCGATTCCCTTGAGAGCGACCATGCGGCTCAAGCTTTCCGCAGTCCGGCAGTCCGTTACCGTGATTGCCGGGGATACTTTGCTCGATACGGATCAGGCTGGCTCCGTCAATCAGATCGGCGAGGAAGATATTCAGAACCGCCTCAGCTCGATCCCCGGCCGCTCGATCCAGGACCTGGTGAACTCGCAGCCGGGATGGCTCTACGAGGGCAATGCTGTTCTGCACCCGCGCGGCTCCGAGTACCAGACGCAGTTCGTCATCGACGGCATACCGCTCACCGACGACCGCTCGCCCAGCTTCGGTCCTGAGATCGAGGCCGATGATGTGCAGTCGATGAGCATCTATACCGCGGGCATTCCTGCCGAGTATGGCCGCAAGATGGGAGGTGTGGTGGAGATCAACACGCAGCAGGACTTCGACCCCGGCTTGCATGGTCAGGTCACGTCGTACGGCGGCAGCTTCGCCTCAGCGGGAGCCTTTGCGAGGGGACAGTACACGTGGGGAAAGAACACGTTCAGCGCGAGCGGCGATGGCAGCCGGACGGACCACTATCTAAACCCGGTCGTGCCGCAGAACTACTCCAACACCGGAACCCTTGGCGACTTCGCCGCAGGTTACCATCGCGAACTGACGGCGAATGACCAGTTCAGCCTCAGCGTGCGGCATGAGCTCTCGCGCTACGACATCCCCAACGAGCTGGTGCAGCAGGCTGCGGGCCAGCGACAGAACGCGGACAACGTCGAGACGATGGGGATCGCCGCGTATCAGCACGTCTTCTCCGCGTTTGCAGCGGGTGATCTTCACGGGATGGTGCGCGACAACGCCAACGACTTCTACTCGAATCCGGAATCAACCCCGGTCGAGGTCTCGCAACACAACTCCTTCCGTGAGGGATACTTCAAGGCCGGCTTCACCTTCAATCGAGGACGCCAGGAGTGGAAGATCGGCGCGGAGACGGACAACATTTTTCTGCACGAAGACACCAGCTATCTCATCACAAGCGACGATGACAACAGCGGGGATGCAACGCCCGTACGCGCGAATCGCAGCCGTTTGGGCCGGCCAATCTTGCCGGCCGCGCGGGTTCGACCTAGTGATGACGATGACAACGTGCCCTTCACCTTTCAGGATCAGCGCCCGGACCTCGAGCAATCGATCTTCGTGCAAGACCGGATTCGGTTGAACAATTGGACGATCTCGGCCGGTCTGCGTTGGGACCACTATCAACTCGTGGTCAACGACCAGGGAGTCCAGCCGCGCTTCTCCATCGCTCGTTCTTTCCCTCGCGCGAATACCGTGCTGCACTTCTCTTACGACCGCGTCTTCCAGACACCATCGTTCGAAAACATCCTTCTCTCAAGCTCCACGCAGATTGAGTCGATCGATCCCGGTGACTTCCTGCGGCTGCCGCTCAAGCCATCCAAGGGTGACTACTATGAGGGCGGCCTGAGCACTGTCTTCTCGAAGCATCTGAAGCTCGATGCGAACTTCTATCGGCGCTTCGTCAACAACTACGCGGACGACGATCAGATCGACAACACGACCATCAGCTTTCCTATCTCATTTCGCAAGTCGATCATCTACGGCGCGGAGGGCAAGATCACGGTCCCGGACTGGCATCACTTTTCGGGCTTCGCCAGCTACTCGTACATGGTGGGCAATGTCTGGAATCCGGTGACGGGCGGCATCTTTCTGGGCGATGATGCCGACGCAGCGGCGGCAAACCTCAGCGGCCACTTTCCGGACTCGCAGGACCAGCGGCACAGCCTGCGCGCTCGCGCTCGCTACCAGGTCATGCCGCGCCTGTGGCTCGCGCTGGGAACGCAGTACGATACCGGGCTGCCCTTCGAGTTCGGTGGTGACCGCGATCAGGCGCTCGCGCAGTATGGGCCGGAGATCATAAACCGCGTCAACTTCGACCGGGGCCGCATTCTGCCGTCGTTCCAACTAAGCGCTTCGGCTGGGCTCGATCTCTATACGAGTGAACGGTTGAAGATGCATCTTCAGGCGGATGGTGAGAACCTCAACGACGTCCTCGATGTCATCGACTTCGGGGGACTCTTCTCTGGCAATGCTATTGGGCCGCCTCGGAGTTTCGCACTGCGCCTGACGACGAACTTCTAGCCCTCGATTCAGGTCAACCCGTACCCTCGACGAACCGGGTAACCCATTCGGTGTAGTTCCTGTTTCTCTCTTTCGATGTACAAGAAGGATCGATGCAGATGTGTTATTTCGAGACAGGGAGGGTGTAGATGCTGAAGATGACGGAAAGCGGAGAACGACGGCATGCCCGAGTCCGTTACAGTTCCGGAACGGTTATGGTCCGGTCTTCAAAATCAAGCCCATTTGTCGAGGGCTCACTGATTGACATCAGTGTCAGTGGCTGCTCCATTAAGACCGCCGAACCCTTGTCCGTTAGCCCCGAAGACGTCCTCGAGCTTCGCATTGACTTGAGCACGCTGGTCTTTCGCGCAATCGGCTTCGTGCGCCGCGCTAGCGCCGGCAGCCTGTCGCTTGGCATCGAGTTCCATCGCATCGCCGAGCAGGACAAGAGCGATCTCGAAACCCTCCTCGACTACTACGCTGAAGCTTAATTTGATGACCGTGCCTGTCTATTGAGACAGGTCCACGGTCATCCCCAGCGACTTCACCATGAAGATGTACTCGTCAGCGGTCAGGTCGACGCGCTTCGAGAGCGGCATCCCGCCACCATGTCCAGCGCGAGTCTCGATGCGTATCAGCACCGGGTTCGTGCCTGCCTGGTCCTTCTGCATCGTCGCCGCAAACTTAAAGCTGTGCGCAGGAAAGACGCGATCGTCGTGGTCGGCGGTGGTGATCAGTGTCGGCGGATAGTGCGTGCCGGGCTTCAGGTTGTGCAGCGGCGAGTACTTGTAGATCGCCTCAAACTCTTCCTTGTTCTCCGACGGCGCGCCGTAGTCTGCCTTCCACGCCCAGCCGATGGTGAACTTGTCGAAGCGCAGCATGTCCATCACTCCCACCTGTGCGACAGCAGCGCCGAAGAGCTCCGGCCGCTGCGTCACGCAGGCACCCACGAGCAGGCCGCCATTGCTTCCGCCCTGGATGGCGAGCTTCGGCGTCGAGGTGTACTTGTTGGCGATCAGCCACTCGCCCGCGCCGATGAAATCGTCGAAGACGTTCTGCTTCTTCAGCTTCATGCCGGCCTGGTGCCAGGCCTCGCCGTACTCACCGCCGCCGCGCAGCGTTACCTGGGCGTAGATGCCGCCCATCTCCATCCACAGGACATAGCTGGGAGCGAACTGCGGCTGCAGCGAGATGTTGAACCCGCCGTAGCCGTAGAGCAGCGTCGGGTTCTGGCCATCGAGCTTGAGGCCCTTCTTGTAGCTCAGGAAGATCGGCACCTTGGTGCCGTCCTTGCTGGTGAAGAAGACCTGTTTGGTCTCGAACTTCGCTGGATCGAACTTCAACTTCGGCTGGCGATAGACCGTCGTCTTCATCGTTGCCATGTCCAACCGGTAGACCGTGGCCGGCGTGGTGAAGTTGGTGAAGGTGAAGAAGGTCTCGGTGTCCGTGCGCTTGCCGCCGAAGCCGCTTGCGGTGCCGATCGCGGGAAGTTCATATCGTCCGATCAGCTTGCCGTCGCGTGCGTGGAGTTCGACGAGACTCTGCGCGTCGGCGAGATACTGCGCGATCAGCGTGTCATGCACCATCGTCAAGCCATCGAGCGAGTTCTTCGTCTCCGGGATCAAGGTCTTCCAGTTCTCGCGCTCAGGATGCTTGAGGTCGATGCCGACGACCTTGCCGTTCGGAGCGTCGAGCGTCGTCTTGAACCAGAAGTAGGTGCCATCGTTGGCTATCGGATCGAAGGCGGCCTCTTCGGTCGTCACCAGCTTGACTGGAGCGGCGTCAGGGTGCTCGAGGTCCTTGATCGTGATCTGGTTGTTCGGGCTGGTACCGCGGTTCATGGAGATGACGAGGTAGCGTCCGTCGTCGGTCACGCTGCCGCCGACGTTCAACTCCTTGTCATCCGGCCGCTCAAAGACCAGCGGATCGGAGAGCTGCGGCGTTCCCAGCTTGTGGAAGTAAATCTTGTGGAAGTAGTTCGCGGACTTCAGCGAACTCTCCTTGCTCAGCTTGTCGGGTCGCTCGTAGCCCTCGTAGAAGAATCCGGAGTTGTCCTTGGTCCAGCTTGCGCCGGAGAACTTCGACCACTCGACGACGTCGGGGAGGTCCTTGCCAGTGGTGATGTCGCGGACGTGCCAGGTCACCCAGTCGGATCCCGCGTCCGAGAGCGCATAGGCCATCAGCTTGCCGTCGTCGGTGAGGCCCATGCCGTTCAGTGCAACCGTCCCGTCCTTTGAGAGCGTGTTGGGATCGATCAGCACATGCGGCTCGCCCGACAGACCTTCCTGCCAGAAGAAGACGGCTTGGTTCTGCAGGCCGGTGTTGTGGCTGTAGAAGTACCGCTTCCCCTGGCGGCCAGGCGCGGAATAGCGCTCGTAGTCCGTCAGCGCGAGCAGCCGCGACTTGATGGCATCACGGCCGGGGATAGGGTCGAGATAGCTGCGCGTCAGTGCGTTCTCGGCGTCGACCCAGGTCTTCACCTCGGGCGAGTCCACGTTCTCCATCCAGCGATAGGGATCGCTGACCTTGGTGCCGAAGTAGTCGTCCACCTGGTCTACCGTGTGCGCTTCGGGGTACTTGAGCGGCGAGGCCGGCTGTTGGGCGATGGCGACAGAGGAGGACGCGAGGGCAGCGGCGAGAACAGGCTTCATGAACTTCATTGTAGGAGTGTAACGAAAAGCCCGCGACGCGCCGGGTGAGCGTCGTCGCGGGCTGCTGCGAAATGAAGCTTAGCGATGGCCCCAGTCGTGGTGGTCCCCGTGGTCCTCATGGTCCCAGTGGCCTTCATGGAGCACCCAGCCGCGATCGTAGTGGTCGTAGTGCGGGTGGGTCCAAAACGCGCCGGGGTAGGGTGGACGTTCCCAGTGGCCTCCGACCCAGCGGTAGCGACCCCCGAAGGGTTCCCAATATCCGTCGATCCAGACGAATCCCGGCCCCGGGATCGCGGGGCGAACTTCATAACGAATCGGTGGCGGCGGGGTGCCGATGTACACGCCGATCTGGGAGTATGCGGGTGCGGTCACCGCTGCTGCTGCAAGGGCTGCGCTCAAAAGCCATTTCATCTTCATAGACTTATCTCCTTTCGTGTCTTCCAGTCCTCTCAGGACTGCCGTCTTCTGAGATGCACTAACCCGGCCTCCGGGAAAAGAGTCGCGGTGCCCTGCGGAATTTATGATGGATGGGAAGCAAGAGATCCAGGAGACCAAGCATGTCCACGAACACGAAGACCGCAATTTCTACCGCCGACGCGCCAGCCGCGATCGGCCCTTACTCTCAGGCGGTCCGCGTGGGCGACATGCTGTTCGCCTCGGGACAGATTCCGATCGATCCGAAGACGGGCAACCTCGTGCCTGGCGGTATCGCCGAGCAGACGACGCAGGTGATGGAGAACATCAAGGCAGTCCTGGCGAAGGCAGGCATCGACTTCGTCCACGTGGTGAAGACGACGGTCTTCCTGAAGAGCATGAACGACTTCGCGGCGATGAACGCGATCTATGCGAAGTACCTTGCGCCCGAAGGTGTCGTGCCTCCGGCCCGCTCGACGGTTGAAGTGGCGCGGCTGCCGAAGGATGCGCTGGTCGAGGTCGAGGTAGTCGCGGTAAACTAGCGCCGCGAATCGCGGGGTCCACGCTATACGTCTAATCGAACGAGGAGATATCCATGTCTGAGACTATCGAAACGCCGAAGCGCGAGAAGATCCACAAGACCGAGGCCGAGTGGCGCGAGCTGTTGACGCCGGAGCAGTTCCAAATCATGCGGCAGAAGGGAACTGAGCGCGCCTTCACGGGAGCTCTGGTGGACAACCACGCCGACGGCATCTATCACTGCGGCGCCTGTAACGCTCCGCTGTTTACCTCGGACAAGAAGTTCGAGTCGGGCAGCGGATGGCC
This Granulicella aggregans DNA region includes the following protein-coding sequences:
- a CDS encoding TonB-dependent receptor plug domain-containing protein, producing the protein MRIISEGNRYGNVISADVQGRAVAQHLPFGLYQVEIRQAGFATIAQTFEIQSSIPLRATMRLKLSAVRQSVTVIAGDTLLDTDQAGSVNQIGEEDIQNRLSSIPGRSIQDLVNSQPGWLYEGNAVLHPRGSEYQTQFVIDGIPLTDDRSPSFGPEIEADDVQSMSIYTAGIPAEYGRKMGGVVEINTQQDFDPGLHGQVTSYGGSFASAGAFARGQYTWGKNTFSASGDGSRTDHYLNPVVPQNYSNTGTLGDFAAGYHRELTANDQFSLSVRHELSRYDIPNELVQQAAGQRQNADNVETMGIAAYQHVFSAFAAGDLHGMVRDNANDFYSNPESTPVEVSQHNSFREGYFKAGFTFNRGRQEWKIGAETDNIFLHEDTSYLITSDDDNSGDATPVRANRSRLGRPILPAARVRPSDDDDNVPFTFQDQRPDLEQSIFVQDRIRLNNWTISAGLRWDHYQLVVNDQGVQPRFSIARSFPRANTVLHFSYDRVFQTPSFENILLSSSTQIESIDPGDFLRLPLKPSKGDYYEGGLSTVFSKHLKLDANFYRRFVNNYADDDQIDNTTISFPISFRKSIIYGAEGKITVPDWHHFSGFASYSYMVGNVWNPVTGGIFLGDDADAAAANLSGHFPDSQDQRHSLRARARYQVMPRLWLALGTQYDTGLPFEFGGDRDQALAQYGPEIINRVNFDRGRILPSFQLSASAGLDLYTSERLKMHLQADGENLNDVLDVIDFGGLFSGNAIGPPRSFALRLTTNF
- a CDS encoding PilZ domain-containing protein, with amino-acid sequence MTESGERRHARVRYSSGTVMVRSSKSSPFVEGSLIDISVSGCSIKTAEPLSVSPEDVLELRIDLSTLVFRAIGFVRRASAGSLSLGIEFHRIAEQDKSDLETLLDYYAEA
- a CDS encoding prolyl oligopeptidase family serine peptidase, coding for MKPVLAAALASSSVAIAQQPASPLKYPEAHTVDQVDDYFGTKVSDPYRWMENVDSPEVKTWVDAENALTRSYLDPIPGRDAIKSRLLALTDYERYSAPGRQGKRYFYSHNTGLQNQAVFFWQEGLSGEPHVLIDPNTLSKDGTVALNGMGLTDDGKLMAYALSDAGSDWVTWHVRDITTGKDLPDVVEWSKFSGASWTKDNSGFFYEGYERPDKLSKESSLKSANYFHKIYFHKLGTPQLSDPLVFERPDDKELNVGGSVTDDGRYLVISMNRGTSPNNQITIKDLEHPDAAPVKLVTTEEAAFDPIANDGTYFWFKTTLDAPNGKVVGIDLKHPERENWKTLIPETKNSLDGLTMVHDTLIAQYLADAQSLVELHARDGKLIGRYELPAIGTASGFGGKRTDTETFFTFTNFTTPATVYRLDMATMKTTVYRQPKLKFDPAKFETKQVFFTSKDGTKVPIFLSYKKGLKLDGQNPTLLYGYGGFNISLQPQFAPSYVLWMEMGGIYAQVTLRGGGEYGEAWHQAGMKLKKQNVFDDFIGAGEWLIANKYTSTPKLAIQGGSNGGLLVGACVTQRPELFGAAVAQVGVMDMLRFDKFTIGWAWKADYGAPSENKEEFEAIYKYSPLHNLKPGTHYPPTLITTADHDDRVFPAHSFKFAATMQKDQAGTNPVLIRIETRAGHGGGMPLSKRVDLTADEYIFMVKSLGMTVDLSQ
- a CDS encoding RidA family protein, producing MSTNTKTAISTADAPAAIGPYSQAVRVGDMLFASGQIPIDPKTGNLVPGGIAEQTTQVMENIKAVLAKAGIDFVHVVKTTVFLKSMNDFAAMNAIYAKYLAPEGVVPPARSTVEVARLPKDALVEVEVVAVN
- the msrB gene encoding peptide-methionine (R)-S-oxide reductase MsrB, producing MSETIETPKREKIHKTEAEWRELLTPEQFQIMRQKGTERAFTGALVDNHADGIYHCGACNAPLFTSDKKFESGSGWPSFWLPVSADAIEATEDTSHGMRRVEVTCATCGAHLGHVFPDGPKPTGLRYCINSASLAFEGK